The following proteins are co-located in the Bacillus pumilus genome:
- a CDS encoding glyceraldehyde-3-phosphate dehydrogenase: MKVKAAINGFGRIGRMVFRKAMLDDQIQIVAVNASYPAETLAHLIKYDTNHGRYECDVTAEDDALIVNGKRVLLLNNRDPKQLPWGELGIDIVIEATGKFNSKDQAMGHIDAGAKKVILTAPGKNEDITIVMGVNEDDLDPEKHVIISNASCTTNCLAPVVKLLDDEFGIENGLMTTVHAYTNDQKNIDNPHKDLRRARACAQSIIPTTTGAAKALSLVLPHMKGKLHGLALRVPVSNVSMVDLVVDLKKDVTAEEVNAAFSNASKTSLAGILDYTDEPLVSTDFNTNPYSAVVDGLTTMVMEDRKVKVLAWYDNEWGYSCRVVDLVKYVGSQMKELSAV; encoded by the coding sequence ATGAAGGTAAAAGCAGCGATCAATGGGTTTGGCAGAATTGGACGCATGGTCTTCAGAAAAGCAATGCTTGATGATCAAATACAAATTGTAGCGGTTAACGCAAGCTATCCTGCCGAAACGCTAGCACATTTAATTAAATATGACACAAATCATGGACGTTACGAATGCGATGTGACAGCAGAAGATGACGCTTTGATTGTGAATGGAAAAAGAGTGCTTTTGCTCAATAACAGAGACCCAAAGCAGCTTCCATGGGGAGAGCTTGGGATTGATATCGTCATAGAAGCAACGGGTAAATTTAATTCAAAAGATCAAGCGATGGGCCATATAGATGCCGGAGCGAAAAAAGTCATTTTAACAGCTCCAGGTAAAAATGAAGACATCACGATTGTGATGGGTGTGAATGAGGATGATCTTGATCCTGAAAAGCATGTCATTATTTCAAACGCGTCTTGTACAACAAACTGTTTAGCGCCAGTTGTCAAGCTGTTAGATGATGAATTTGGCATCGAGAACGGCTTAATGACAACGGTTCATGCGTATACAAATGATCAAAAAAATATCGACAACCCGCATAAAGATCTGCGCCGGGCGAGAGCGTGTGCTCAGTCCATCATTCCAACAACGACGGGAGCCGCTAAAGCGCTTTCTTTAGTGCTTCCGCACATGAAAGGGAAATTACATGGACTTGCGCTTCGCGTGCCAGTCTCAAATGTGTCGATGGTTGATCTTGTGGTCGACTTGAAAAAAGATGTGACAGCAGAAGAGGTAAATGCTGCCTTCTCAAATGCATCAAAAACATCTCTTGCCGGCATTTTAGATTACACGGATGAACCGCTTGTCTCCACAGACTTTAACACAAATCCTTATTCAGCTGTCGTTGATGGACTCACAACGATGGTGATGGAAGATAGAAAAGTGAAAGTCCTTGCATGGTATGACAATGAATGGGGCTATTCATGCAGAGTGGTAGATCTTGTCAAGTATGTTGGCTCACAGATGAAAGAGCTGTCTGCTGTTTGA
- the icd gene encoding NADP-dependent isocitrate dehydrogenase codes for MSQGEKITVTGGVLNVPNNPIIPFIEGDGIGPDIWKAASRVLEAAVEKAYKGEKQITWKEVYAGEKAYNKTGEWLPEQTLEDIREYLIAIKGPLTTPIGGGIRSLNVALRQELDLFTCLRPVRWFQGVPSPVKRPEDTDMVIFRENTEDIYAGIEYAKGSDEVKKLIDFLKNELGVNKIRFPETSGIGIKPVSEEGTSRLVRAAIQYAIDQGRKSVTLVHKGNIMKFTEGAFKNWGYEVAEKEFGDKVFTWAQYDRIVEKDGKDAANKAQSEAEAAGKIIVKDSIADIFLQQILTRPAEFEVVATMNLNGDYISDALAAQVGGIGIAPGANINYETGHAIFEATHGTAPKYAGLDKVNPSSVLLSGVLLLEHLGWQEAADLVIQSVEKTIASKVVTYDFARLMDGATEVKCSEFADELIKNLS; via the coding sequence TTGTCACAAGGCGAAAAAATTACAGTTACTGGCGGCGTATTGAATGTACCAAATAATCCAATTATCCCGTTTATCGAAGGGGACGGAATCGGTCCTGACATTTGGAAAGCAGCATCAAGAGTTCTTGAAGCAGCTGTAGAAAAAGCATATAAAGGTGAAAAGCAAATCACTTGGAAAGAAGTATATGCAGGTGAAAAAGCTTACAATAAAACTGGAGAGTGGCTTCCAGAGCAAACGCTTGAAGACATTCGTGAATACTTAATTGCTATTAAAGGACCACTTACAACACCAATTGGTGGAGGAATCCGTTCATTAAACGTGGCACTTAGACAAGAGCTTGATTTATTCACATGCTTACGTCCAGTTCGCTGGTTCCAAGGCGTACCATCTCCTGTGAAACGTCCAGAAGATACAGATATGGTTATCTTCCGTGAGAACACTGAAGATATCTATGCAGGAATCGAGTATGCAAAAGGATCAGACGAAGTGAAGAAGTTAATCGACTTCTTGAAAAACGAATTAGGTGTGAACAAAATCCGTTTCCCAGAAACTTCAGGTATCGGGATCAAGCCAGTTTCTGAAGAAGGAACATCTCGTCTTGTCAGAGCAGCTATCCAATATGCAATTGACCAAGGTCGTAAATCTGTGACGCTTGTTCACAAAGGAAACATCATGAAATTTACAGAAGGTGCCTTCAAAAACTGGGGCTACGAAGTGGCTGAAAAAGAGTTTGGCGACAAAGTCTTTACATGGGCACAATATGATCGTATTGTAGAAAAAGATGGAAAAGATGCGGCAAACAAAGCGCAAAGTGAAGCAGAAGCTGCTGGCAAAATCATTGTCAAAGACAGCATTGCAGATATTTTCCTTCAACAAATCCTAACTCGTCCAGCTGAGTTTGAGGTTGTTGCAACAATGAACTTAAACGGAGACTACATCTCTGATGCACTTGCAGCACAAGTTGGTGGAATTGGTATCGCACCAGGGGCAAACATCAACTACGAAACAGGACACGCTATTTTTGAAGCGACTCACGGAACAGCTCCGAAATATGCTGGTCTTGATAAAGTGAATCCATCTTCTGTTCTTCTATCAGGCGTGCTTTTACTTGAGCACCTTGGCTGGCAGGAAGCAGCTGATCTAGTGATTCAATCTGTTGAAAAAACAATCGCATCAAAAGTCGTCACATACGATTTTGCTAGATTAATGGATGGCGCAACAGAAGTGAAGTGTTCTGAGTTTGCTGACGAGCTCATCAAAAACTTGTCTTGA
- the mdh gene encoding malate dehydrogenase has translation MANKRKKVSVIGAGFTGATTAFLTAQKELADVVLVDIPQLENPTKGKALDMLEASPVQGFDANITGTSNYEDTAGSDVVVITAGIARKPGMSRDDLVSTNEKIMRSVTREIVKYSPEAIIVVLTNPVDAMTYAVYKESGLPKEKVIGQSGILDTARFRTFVAQELNLSVKDVTGFVLGGHGDDMVPLVRYSYAGGIPLETLIPKDRIDAIVERTRKGGGEIVNLLGNGSAYYAPAASLVEMVEAILKDQRRVIPTIAYLEGEYGYEGIYLGVPTIVGGNGLEQIIELELTEEERSKLDQSVESVKNVMKVLS, from the coding sequence ATGGCAAACAAGCGTAAAAAAGTATCTGTCATCGGAGCAGGCTTTACTGGAGCAACTACAGCATTTCTAACGGCTCAAAAAGAATTAGCGGATGTCGTATTAGTCGATATTCCTCAGCTTGAGAACCCAACAAAAGGGAAAGCACTTGATATGCTGGAAGCAAGCCCTGTTCAAGGCTTCGATGCAAACATTACAGGAACATCTAACTACGAAGATACAGCCGGTTCTGATGTAGTGGTCATTACGGCAGGAATTGCAAGAAAGCCGGGAATGAGCCGTGACGACCTCGTGTCAACAAATGAAAAAATCATGCGCAGTGTGACACGCGAAATTGTTAAATATTCTCCAGAAGCGATCATTGTTGTGTTAACAAACCCTGTTGATGCAATGACATATGCAGTTTATAAAGAATCAGGATTACCAAAAGAAAAAGTCATTGGACAATCGGGCATTCTTGATACAGCACGTTTCCGTACGTTCGTTGCTCAAGAATTAAACCTATCTGTCAAAGATGTGACGGGCTTTGTACTTGGTGGACATGGCGATGACATGGTTCCGCTTGTTCGTTACTCTTATGCAGGTGGTATCCCGCTTGAAACATTGATTCCAAAAGATCGAATTGATGCGATTGTTGAAAGAACAAGAAAAGGCGGCGGTGAAATCGTCAACCTATTAGGTAACGGTAGTGCGTATTATGCACCTGCTGCTTCACTAGTTGAAATGGTTGAGGCGATCCTAAAAGATCAGCGCCGCGTCATCCCAACGATTGCATACCTTGAAGGTGAATATGGCTACGAAGGCATTTACCTTGGTGTTCCAACAATCGTAGGTGGAAACGGCCTTGAGCAGATCATTGAGCTTGAGCTGACAGAAGAAGAAAGAAGTAAGCTTGATCAATCTGTTGAATCTGTTAAGAACGTCATGAAAGTATTGTCTTAA
- a CDS encoding response regulator transcription factor, giving the protein MNKKILVVDDEESIVTLLSYNLERAGYDVVTARDGEEALEKAASEQPDLIVLDLMLPKMDGIEVCKQLRIQKMMFPILMLTAKDDEFDKVLGLELGADDYMTKPFSPREVGARVKAILRRAQQSQPVPTQEEKEEIIADQIKIGELRILPEHYEVYFQEERLELTPKEFELLLYLAKHKGRVLTRDLLLSAVWNYDFAGDTRIVDVHISHLRDKIEKNTKKPAYIKTIRGLGYKLEEPKPNE; this is encoded by the coding sequence ATGAATAAAAAAATATTAGTTGTGGATGATGAAGAATCGATTGTAACACTTCTAAGCTATAACCTTGAAAGGGCGGGCTATGATGTCGTCACAGCAAGAGATGGGGAAGAAGCACTTGAAAAAGCAGCAAGTGAACAGCCTGATCTCATTGTATTAGATTTAATGCTTCCGAAGATGGACGGCATTGAAGTGTGCAAACAACTGAGAATTCAAAAAATGATGTTCCCTATTTTAATGCTGACAGCAAAGGACGATGAATTTGATAAGGTGCTCGGCCTTGAACTTGGAGCCGATGATTACATGACAAAGCCATTCAGTCCTAGAGAAGTTGGTGCTCGGGTAAAAGCCATTTTGAGACGAGCGCAGCAATCTCAGCCTGTCCCCACGCAAGAGGAGAAGGAAGAGATCATTGCAGACCAAATCAAAATTGGTGAACTCCGCATTTTACCTGAACATTACGAAGTCTACTTCCAAGAAGAACGTTTAGAGCTTACGCCAAAGGAATTTGAACTGCTGCTTTATTTGGCCAAGCATAAAGGCCGTGTTCTCACGCGTGATCTATTATTAAGTGCCGTATGGAATTATGACTTTGCAGGAGACACACGTATTGTGGATGTTCATATCAGCCACTTGCGAGACAAAATTGAAAAGAATACAAAAAAACCAGCATATATTAAAACCATTCGCGGCTTAGGCTACAAATTGGAGGAGCCTAAGCCAAATGAGTAA
- the ytaF gene encoding sporulation membrane protein YtaF, with product MISISLLFLAIAVSIDSFSVGFTYGLRKMRIPFKAIFIIACCSGIVLLISMLIGSLLTTFLPVSVTDKLGGGILIAIGLWVLYQFYKPAKERDLLLHEKTLLNVEVQSLGLVIQILRKPTSADIDRSGTINGMEAVLLGIALSIDAFGAGIGAAILGFSPIVMSITVAVMSSLFVCIGLRAGHYLANWRWIDKLACLPGLLLILIGVWKL from the coding sequence ATGATTTCGATTTCGCTCCTGTTTTTAGCTATTGCAGTCAGCATCGACAGCTTTTCTGTGGGCTTTACGTATGGTCTTCGTAAAATGAGGATTCCATTTAAAGCCATTTTCATTATTGCATGCTGTTCAGGGATTGTGCTGCTCATTTCCATGCTGATTGGCAGCCTGCTGACGACATTCCTCCCTGTCTCAGTGACAGATAAACTTGGTGGAGGTATTTTGATTGCCATTGGACTTTGGGTATTGTATCAATTTTACAAACCAGCGAAAGAGCGTGACTTGCTCCTTCATGAAAAAACGTTGCTTAATGTAGAAGTGCAATCTCTTGGGCTTGTCATCCAAATTTTGCGAAAGCCTACAAGTGCAGATATTGACCGATCTGGGACGATCAATGGAATGGAAGCAGTGCTTCTTGGGATTGCTTTATCCATCGATGCATTTGGTGCAGGGATTGGCGCAGCGATTCTAGGGTTTTCTCCAATTGTGATGAGTATCACGGTAGCAGTGATGAGCTCACTCTTTGTGTGTATCGGGCTGCGTGCCGGACATTATTTGGCAAATTGGCGCTGGATTGATAAGCTCGCATGCCTACCAGGGCTGCTGCTTATTTTAATTGGGGTTTGGAAGCTGTAA
- the coaE gene encoding dephospho-CoA kinase (Dephospho-CoA kinase (CoaE) performs the final step in coenzyme A biosynthesis.) gives MTLVIGLTGGIASGKSTVSQMIKELGIRVVDADVIAKEAVSKGTPALHQIVQTFGEDVLLPNGELNRQQLGAIIFSDEEKRKQLNAIVHPEVRKEMLKQRDEGINQQETFVVLDIPLLFESQLESLVDRIIVVYTTPELQLSRLMNRNALSEEEALNRIHSQQSLEEKCQKADRVIENTKDLAFMRKQLQNILNEWEHTDK, from the coding sequence TTGACGCTCGTAATTGGATTAACTGGCGGGATTGCTAGTGGAAAAAGCACAGTCTCGCAGATGATAAAAGAGCTGGGCATCCGGGTGGTGGATGCAGATGTCATTGCAAAAGAAGCTGTTTCTAAAGGAACACCAGCCCTTCATCAAATCGTTCAAACCTTCGGTGAGGATGTCCTCCTGCCAAATGGTGAGCTGAACCGGCAGCAGCTAGGAGCGATCATTTTTTCTGATGAAGAGAAAAGAAAGCAGCTCAATGCCATCGTTCATCCAGAAGTCAGAAAGGAAATGCTCAAGCAGCGAGATGAAGGGATTAATCAGCAAGAAACATTCGTTGTGCTTGATATCCCGCTTTTATTCGAGAGTCAGCTGGAGAGCCTTGTTGACCGCATCATTGTGGTGTATACAACGCCTGAATTGCAGCTATCGCGGCTCATGAATCGAAACGCCCTTAGCGAGGAAGAAGCGCTGAATCGTATCCATTCCCAGCAGTCTCTTGAGGAGAAATGTCAAAAAGCAGACCGCGTGATAGAAAACACAAAAGATCTTGCTTTTATGAGAAAACAATTACAGAACATATTAAACGAATGGGAACATACAGATAAGTAA
- the mutM gene encoding DNA-formamidopyrimidine glycosylase codes for MPELPEVETVRRTLKRLVKGKTIETVDIKWPNIIKRPGEPEEFARRMVGETIQTIERRGKFLLFHLDHYVMVSHLRMEGKYHVHEAAEPYDKHVHVVFTFTDGTELRYHDVRKFGTMHLFQPGEEEKELPLSQLGYEPFSEQFTPEHLWEQLKKTSRVVKTALLDQKIVVGLGNIYVDEVLFKSGIHPETKANQLSLESCKVLHKHIIDTLQVAVDAGGSTIRSYINSQGDIGTFQLQLLVYDRRGEPCQTCGSIIEKTVVGGRGTHFCVTCQKRPQ; via the coding sequence ATGCCGGAATTACCAGAAGTTGAAACCGTCCGGCGCACTCTCAAGCGGTTAGTCAAAGGAAAAACGATTGAAACGGTCGATATCAAATGGCCAAACATCATCAAACGTCCTGGGGAACCGGAAGAGTTCGCAAGAAGGATGGTAGGAGAAACCATACAAACCATTGAAAGAAGAGGGAAGTTCTTACTCTTTCATTTAGACCACTACGTGATGGTCTCCCATTTAAGGATGGAAGGAAAATACCACGTACATGAAGCAGCTGAGCCTTATGATAAACACGTACACGTCGTCTTTACGTTTACAGATGGTACCGAGCTTCGGTACCATGATGTGCGGAAATTTGGCACAATGCATCTATTTCAGCCAGGTGAAGAGGAAAAAGAACTCCCGCTCTCACAGCTGGGATATGAACCTTTTTCTGAACAGTTCACTCCGGAGCATTTATGGGAGCAATTGAAAAAAACATCCCGCGTGGTCAAAACGGCGTTACTTGATCAAAAGATTGTCGTGGGACTTGGTAATATTTATGTGGATGAAGTCCTTTTTAAATCAGGCATTCATCCAGAAACAAAAGCAAATCAGCTAAGTCTGGAATCCTGCAAAGTGCTTCACAAGCATATTATCGACACACTTCAAGTGGCGGTAGATGCGGGAGGAAGCACGATTCGTTCATATATTAATTCACAAGGCGATATTGGAACATTTCAATTGCAGCTTCTTGTATATGACCGGCGGGGAGAGCCTTGCCAAACATGCGGAAGTATCATTGAGAAAACGGTTGTTGGAGGGCGCGGCACTCATTTTTGTGTGACCTGCCAAAAACGTCCTCAATAA
- the pnpS gene encoding two-component system histidine kinase PnpS, whose product MSKIRTRLFSGLIFLLFIVFVALGLFLDHMFHVFYETKLTERMEKESSFLLSSMNGDDLKADQNKEILKQAKQHLDMNASIVDLKGNIIHTTGQAEQRAIIQNTLKNERLQTKGAVIDDEKDALFHYVVPIMNQNEPGGYLFLHASYQPLNEIDGQLWLALAFCLGSAIIIIVFFGYRMSMKYVKPIDYATKVAKQLERGNYDTNNYEELIIETSELNTSMKRLAESLQEMTSAGEMQRDRLQTVIENIGAGIILIDKMGYINLVNRTFRKQFKVQKHIYMHKLYHEAFTHEEIIELIDEIFMTETKVRKFLRLAVEIERRYFQVDGVPILSTDDEWKGIVLVFHDVTETKQLEQMRKDFVANVSHELKTPITSIKGFSETLLDGAIDDKEALTEFLSIILKESVRLETLIQDLLDLSKIEQQQFKLNIQESNATEIIQEIEVLLKHKASEKGVQLLVRVPKEPVYVMADPLRLKQIFLNLVNNALTYTPEGGSVTISARPRKDGYEFDVADTGIGMKKREIPRIFERFYRIDRDRSRNSGGTGLGLAIVKHLVEAHEGTISVHSKQGKGTTFTVSLKSK is encoded by the coding sequence ATGAGTAAAATTAGGACCCGCCTGTTTTCAGGGCTCATCTTTCTCCTTTTTATTGTGTTTGTTGCACTTGGTCTTTTCCTGGATCACATGTTTCATGTTTTCTATGAAACAAAATTAACGGAACGAATGGAAAAGGAATCGAGCTTTCTCCTTTCTTCAATGAATGGTGATGATCTGAAGGCGGACCAAAACAAGGAGATCCTCAAACAGGCAAAGCAGCATCTCGATATGAATGCGTCGATTGTGGACCTGAAGGGGAATATCATACATACAACGGGTCAAGCAGAACAAAGAGCCATTATTCAAAACACGCTGAAAAATGAACGCCTGCAAACAAAAGGAGCGGTCATTGATGATGAGAAGGATGCGCTATTTCATTATGTAGTCCCTATCATGAATCAAAACGAACCAGGGGGATATTTATTTCTTCATGCTTCATATCAGCCTTTAAATGAAATTGACGGCCAGCTGTGGCTTGCATTAGCCTTTTGTCTTGGTTCGGCTATCATAATCATCGTCTTCTTTGGCTACCGCATGTCGATGAAGTATGTGAAACCGATTGATTATGCGACAAAGGTAGCCAAACAGCTTGAACGCGGGAACTATGATACCAATAACTATGAAGAGCTGATCATTGAAACAAGTGAGCTCAATACATCGATGAAGCGCCTTGCAGAAAGCCTTCAAGAAATGACAAGCGCTGGTGAAATGCAGCGAGACCGCCTACAAACGGTCATTGAAAACATTGGAGCGGGGATTATTTTGATTGATAAAATGGGTTATATCAACCTGGTCAATCGAACTTTCCGCAAACAATTTAAGGTGCAAAAGCATATTTACATGCACAAACTGTACCATGAAGCTTTCACACATGAAGAGATTATTGAGCTAATTGACGAAATTTTCATGACAGAAACCAAGGTTCGGAAGTTTTTACGTCTAGCCGTTGAGATCGAACGACGCTACTTCCAAGTCGATGGCGTCCCAATCTTAAGTACGGACGATGAATGGAAAGGGATTGTCCTTGTGTTTCATGATGTGACAGAAACAAAGCAGCTAGAACAGATGCGAAAAGACTTTGTCGCGAACGTCTCCCATGAATTAAAGACACCGATTACATCGATTAAAGGGTTTTCCGAAACCCTTCTTGATGGAGCGATTGATGACAAAGAAGCGCTGACAGAATTCCTTTCGATCATCCTAAAAGAGAGTGTCCGTTTAGAAACACTCATTCAAGACTTACTCGATCTGTCTAAAATTGAACAACAGCAGTTTAAGTTGAACATACAAGAATCCAATGCGACAGAAATTATCCAGGAGATTGAAGTCTTATTGAAACATAAAGCTTCAGAAAAAGGGGTACAATTGCTTGTGCGTGTTCCGAAAGAACCGGTCTATGTCATGGCTGACCCGCTGAGATTAAAGCAAATCTTCCTCAACCTCGTGAACAATGCGCTCACCTATACACCGGAGGGGGGAAGTGTCACGATCTCGGCAAGACCACGGAAAGACGGCTATGAATTTGATGTAGCAGATACAGGAATCGGTATGAAAAAAAGGGAGATTCCAAGAATATTCGAGAGATTTTATCGAATTGATAGAGATAGAAGCAGAAATTCAGGCGGTACAGGGCTTGGCCTTGCCATTGTCAAACACCTTGTCGAAGCACATGAAGGGACAATTTCCGTCCACAGCAAACAAGGCAAAGGGACGACTTTTACAGTAAGCCTGAAATCGAAATAA
- the polA gene encoding DNA polymerase I, whose protein sequence is MTDKKKLVLVDGNSLAYRAFFALPLLSNDKGVHTNAIYGFAMILMKMLEDEKPTHMLVAFDAGKTTFRHETFKEYKGGRQKTPPELSDQMPFIRELLDAYHVKRYELPQYEADDIIGTLAVEAEKDGFEVKIFSGDKDLTQLSTDHTTVAITKKGITEVEYYTPAHIEEKYGLRPDQIIDMKGLMGDSSDNIPGVPSVGEKTAIKLLKQFETVENLLKHIDEVSGKKLKEKLEEHKEQALMSKKLATIHVEAPLDVSSKDLAYEGPHMDQVISLYKELGFQTLLERLGEAPETGEQVEVEALEVKKVTDVMDDMLTDHAALVVEQLGDNYHEADLIGFAIHNENGAFFMTKENALESDAFKQWAQDETKKKWVFDSKRAVVALRWHDVDLKGVDYDVLLASYVVNPQKSYEDVASVAKEYGLNIALSDEKVYGKGAKQAIPPEDELKDHLGRKAAAISALHDLTLEALEKNDQHELYEDLELPLALILGEMESLGVKVDIERLEKMREELTKKLKEYEETIHRLAGETFNINSPKQLGVILFEKLGLPMIKKTKTGYSTSADVLEKLEDKHEIIRSILHYRQIGKLQSTYVEGLMKVTRKDTHKVHTRFNQALTQTGRLSSTDPNLQNIPIRLEEGRKIRQAFVPSKEGWLMFAADYSQIELRVLAHISQDENLIEAFTQDMDIHTKTAMDVFHISEEEVTSSMRRQAKAVNFGIVYGISDYGLSQNLGITRKEAAAFIERYLTSFKGVKTYMEEIVQEAKQKGYVTTLLKRRRYIPDITSRNFNIKSFAERTAMNTPIQGSAADIIKKAMIDMARKLKEENLQANLLLQVHDELIFEAPKEEIAILEKIVPEVMENTLQLDVPLKVDFASGPSWYDAK, encoded by the coding sequence ATGACAGACAAAAAGAAATTAGTGCTAGTGGATGGAAACAGTCTCGCTTATCGAGCCTTTTTTGCTTTGCCGCTATTATCAAATGATAAAGGCGTACATACAAATGCCATTTATGGCTTTGCGATGATCCTCATGAAGATGCTGGAGGACGAGAAGCCGACCCATATGCTCGTCGCTTTTGATGCGGGAAAAACAACGTTCCGTCACGAGACATTTAAAGAATATAAAGGTGGAAGACAAAAAACGCCGCCAGAGCTATCAGATCAAATGCCGTTCATTCGTGAACTATTAGATGCCTATCACGTGAAAAGGTACGAGCTTCCTCAATATGAGGCAGATGATATTATCGGTACATTAGCTGTGGAGGCAGAAAAAGACGGCTTTGAAGTCAAAATCTTCTCAGGAGATAAAGATTTAACGCAGCTTTCAACTGATCATACGACGGTGGCTATTACAAAAAAAGGCATCACAGAAGTAGAATACTACACTCCGGCTCATATTGAAGAAAAATATGGCCTGCGCCCAGATCAAATCATCGATATGAAAGGGCTGATGGGAGATTCCTCAGATAATATCCCAGGGGTGCCTAGTGTGGGCGAAAAAACAGCGATTAAATTGTTAAAGCAGTTTGAAACGGTTGAAAACTTGCTTAAACATATTGACGAGGTCAGCGGCAAAAAGCTAAAAGAAAAGCTTGAAGAACATAAAGAACAAGCTTTGATGAGTAAAAAGCTGGCGACAATTCATGTAGAAGCACCACTTGATGTGTCGAGCAAAGATCTCGCTTATGAAGGCCCTCACATGGATCAAGTGATTTCCCTTTACAAAGAACTAGGCTTTCAAACGCTGCTAGAGCGTCTTGGAGAAGCACCAGAAACTGGTGAACAGGTCGAAGTAGAAGCGTTAGAAGTGAAAAAGGTGACAGATGTAATGGATGATATGCTGACAGATCATGCTGCGCTTGTGGTAGAACAGCTAGGAGATAATTATCACGAAGCGGATTTGATCGGATTTGCAATCCATAATGAAAACGGTGCGTTTTTTATGACAAAAGAAAATGCACTAGAATCTGACGCGTTTAAACAATGGGCACAGGATGAAACAAAGAAAAAATGGGTCTTTGATTCAAAAAGAGCAGTTGTCGCCCTCAGATGGCATGATGTCGATCTAAAAGGTGTCGATTACGATGTCCTGCTCGCTTCATATGTCGTCAACCCGCAGAAATCATACGAGGACGTGGCAAGTGTGGCGAAGGAGTATGGTCTGAATATTGCTCTTTCTGATGAAAAAGTGTACGGAAAAGGTGCAAAGCAGGCGATTCCGCCTGAAGATGAGCTAAAAGATCATCTTGGACGGAAAGCAGCGGCGATCTCTGCCCTGCATGACCTAACACTTGAAGCGTTAGAAAAAAATGATCAGCATGAACTGTATGAAGATTTAGAGCTGCCGCTTGCACTCATCTTGGGTGAAATGGAATCTCTTGGGGTAAAGGTGGATATTGAGCGCCTAGAGAAGATGCGTGAAGAATTAACGAAAAAGCTCAAGGAATATGAAGAAACCATTCACCGTTTAGCGGGAGAAACGTTTAACATCAATTCGCCTAAACAGCTTGGTGTGATTTTATTTGAAAAATTAGGTCTGCCGATGATCAAGAAGACTAAAACAGGCTATTCCACGTCTGCCGATGTTCTTGAAAAGCTTGAAGACAAGCACGAAATTATTCGGTCGATTCTGCATTACCGCCAAATTGGAAAGCTGCAATCGACCTACGTAGAAGGCTTAATGAAAGTAACGCGCAAGGATACCCATAAAGTTCATACAAGATTTAATCAGGCGCTCACGCAAACAGGAAGACTAAGCTCAACGGATCCAAACCTTCAAAATATCCCGATTCGTTTAGAAGAAGGCCGGAAGATTCGTCAAGCGTTCGTTCCATCAAAAGAAGGGTGGCTCATGTTTGCAGCTGACTATTCACAAATCGAGCTGCGTGTACTCGCTCATATTTCTCAAGATGAGAACTTGATCGAAGCCTTTACGCAAGATATGGATATTCATACAAAAACAGCAATGGATGTGTTCCATATATCAGAAGAAGAAGTAACCTCCTCTATGAGAAGACAGGCCAAGGCTGTGAACTTCGGAATCGTTTATGGAATTAGTGACTATGGACTTTCTCAAAACCTTGGAATTACAAGAAAAGAAGCAGCGGCATTTATTGAACGCTATTTAACAAGCTTTAAAGGCGTGAAAACATATATGGAAGAGATTGTGCAAGAAGCAAAACAAAAAGGCTATGTCACGACGCTTCTAAAACGCAGAAGATATATCCCGGATATCACAAGCCGTAATTTTAATATTAAAAGCTTTGCAGAAAGAACGGCGATGAATACACCGATTCAAGGCAGTGCTGCCGATATTATTAAAAAAGCAATGATTGACATGGCGCGAAAGCTAAAAGAAGAGAACTTGCAGGCAAACCTTTTATTGCAGGTGCACGATGAACTGATCTTCGAAGCGCCGAAAGAAGAAATCGCCATACTAGAAAAAATTGTCCCTGAAGTCATGGAAAACACACTTCAGCTTGATGTGCCGCTAAAAGTTGATTTTGCTTCAGGCCCATCTTGGTATGACGCAAAATAA